In Glycine max cultivar Williams 82 chromosome 7, Glycine_max_v4.0, whole genome shotgun sequence, a single window of DNA contains:
- the LOC100813859 gene encoding uncharacterized protein LOC100813859 has translation MASEESQNKPPSEQSTTELITSAKLVAEAAQSALKSDSDKVDKAKVADAAGDLLDAAGKYGKLDDKQGIGQYVDKAADYLHNYQGDNTTAPSQPAESKGEESGGGLGGLANLAGGFFKK, from the coding sequence ATGGCTTCCGAAGAATCCCAGAACAAGCCCCCCAGCGAGCAGTCCACTACCGAACTCATCACGAGCGCGAAGCTGGTGGCGGAGGCGGCGCAGTCGGCTCTGAAGAGCGACAGCGACAAAGTGGACAAGGCCAAGGTGGCTGACGCTGCCGGCGATCTTCTCGACGCGGCGGGGAAGTATGGAAAACTTGATGACAAACAAGGCATAGGGCAATATGTTGACAAGGCTGCTGATTATCTGCATAATTACCAGGGTGATAATACCACTGCTCCTTCACAGCCTGCAGAGTCTAAAGGTGAAGAAAGTGGTGGTGGGTTAGGTGGTCTTGCAAACTTGGCTGGAGGCTTCTTCAAAAAGTAG
- the LOC100801040 gene encoding formin-I isoform X1, with amino-acid sequence MVSFQGRKEYLSSPTRHLIEFQTRQHMQEEKNKADLGGSRDQKVTTQKTPSFKDKKKAQNWFQRQFSRTMSHDYDAEMELATAVAAAAFAIFSLEGSLIPQQKKKRETPLTRGKSKVDDTKPPISQFGGTSRQFSGFKNDQSNNATVDLKRPEKTMTPAPSMRRSSTFGEKVKSSTDGKKPEIQAPKRTTTFGDEHSVNTGEIKPETPLPRVAPPVHQQMPLRPPPPPLPPPPPPPIRQTSARPGTNGTKADAWEREELEKIKERYEKLLETIDSWEKRKKAKAIRKLNKHQHSESERKRAKVLKKYQDKMSYISQIAGGARAQAEERRRSEVLKAKEKANIIRTTGKIPGPCSCF; translated from the exons CTGTCTTCCCCCACAAGGCACTTAATTGAGTTCCAAACCAGACAACACATGCAAG AGGAGAAGAATAAAGCTGATCTGGGTGGCAGCAGGGATCAGAAAGTTACAACACAGAAAACCCCATCCTTCAAAG ATAAGAAAAAGGCTCAGAATTGGTTTCAGAGACAATTTTCAAGAACCATGAGTCATGATTATGACGCAGAAATGGAGCTTGCCACAGCAGTAGCTGCTGCTGCATTCGCAATTTTTTCACTAGAGGGTTCACTAATTCCacagcaaaagaaaaagagggagaCACCTTTGACCAGAGGCAAAAGCAAAGTGGATGATACAAAACCTCCAATTTCTCAGTTTGGTGGCACATCAAGGCAGTTCTCAG GGTTTAAAAATGACCAAAGTAACAATGCTACAGTGGATTTGAAGAGGCCTGAAAAAACCATGACCCCTGCACCATCAATGAGGAGGAGTTCAACTTTTGGTGAAAAGGTGAAGAGTAGCACTGATGGTAAAAAACCTGAGATCCAAGCCCCAAAAAGGACTACAACTTTTGGTGATGAGCACTCGGTGAACACTGGTGAAATAAAACCTGAGACCCCACTACCAAGAGTTGCTCCACCAGTTCATCAGCAAATGCCTTTAAGGCCACCGCCACCTCCATTGCCACCACCGCCACCGCCACCAATCAGGCAGACTTCAGCAAGACCAGGTACCAATGGAACAAAAGCAGATGCCTGGGAGAGGGAGGAGTTGGAAAAGATCAAAGAAAG GTACGAGAAGTTGTTGGAAACGATAGATTCATGGGAAAAGAGGAAGAAGGCGAAAGCAATACGCAAGCTAAATAAGCATCAG CATAGTGAAAGTGAACGGAAAAGGGCGAAAGTGTTGAAGAAATATCAAGATAAGATGAGCTATATTAGTCAAATTGCAGGGGGAGCAAGAGCACAAGCAGAGGAAAGACGAAGGAGTGAAGTGCTCAAAGCAAAAGAGAAGGCAAATATAATTAGAACAACGGGCAAAATTCCAGGGCCATGCTCTTGCTTCTAA
- the LOC100801040 gene encoding uncharacterized protein At3g61260 isoform X2, which yields MVSFQGRKEYLSSPTRHLIEFQTRQHMQEEKNKADLGGSRDQKVTTQKTPSFKDKKKAQNWFQRQFSRTMSHDYDAEMELATAVAAAAFAIFSLEGSLIPQQKKKRETPLTRGKSKVDDTKPPISQFGGTSRQFSVDLKRPEKTMTPAPSMRRSSTFGEKVKSSTDGKKPEIQAPKRTTTFGDEHSVNTGEIKPETPLPRVAPPVHQQMPLRPPPPPLPPPPPPPIRQTSARPGTNGTKADAWEREELEKIKERYEKLLETIDSWEKRKKAKAIRKLNKHQHSESERKRAKVLKKYQDKMSYISQIAGGARAQAEERRRSEVLKAKEKANIIRTTGKIPGPCSCF from the exons CTGTCTTCCCCCACAAGGCACTTAATTGAGTTCCAAACCAGACAACACATGCAAG AGGAGAAGAATAAAGCTGATCTGGGTGGCAGCAGGGATCAGAAAGTTACAACACAGAAAACCCCATCCTTCAAAG ATAAGAAAAAGGCTCAGAATTGGTTTCAGAGACAATTTTCAAGAACCATGAGTCATGATTATGACGCAGAAATGGAGCTTGCCACAGCAGTAGCTGCTGCTGCATTCGCAATTTTTTCACTAGAGGGTTCACTAATTCCacagcaaaagaaaaagagggagaCACCTTTGACCAGAGGCAAAAGCAAAGTGGATGATACAAAACCTCCAATTTCTCAGTTTGGTGGCACATCAAGGCAGTTCTCAG TGGATTTGAAGAGGCCTGAAAAAACCATGACCCCTGCACCATCAATGAGGAGGAGTTCAACTTTTGGTGAAAAGGTGAAGAGTAGCACTGATGGTAAAAAACCTGAGATCCAAGCCCCAAAAAGGACTACAACTTTTGGTGATGAGCACTCGGTGAACACTGGTGAAATAAAACCTGAGACCCCACTACCAAGAGTTGCTCCACCAGTTCATCAGCAAATGCCTTTAAGGCCACCGCCACCTCCATTGCCACCACCGCCACCGCCACCAATCAGGCAGACTTCAGCAAGACCAGGTACCAATGGAACAAAAGCAGATGCCTGGGAGAGGGAGGAGTTGGAAAAGATCAAAGAAAG GTACGAGAAGTTGTTGGAAACGATAGATTCATGGGAAAAGAGGAAGAAGGCGAAAGCAATACGCAAGCTAAATAAGCATCAG CATAGTGAAAGTGAACGGAAAAGGGCGAAAGTGTTGAAGAAATATCAAGATAAGATGAGCTATATTAGTCAAATTGCAGGGGGAGCAAGAGCACAAGCAGAGGAAAGACGAAGGAGTGAAGTGCTCAAAGCAAAAGAGAAGGCAAATATAATTAGAACAACGGGCAAAATTCCAGGGCCATGCTCTTGCTTCTAA
- the LOC100801040 gene encoding uncharacterized protein At3g61260 isoform X3, producing the protein METLMKQIRTKLTGAEEKNKADLGGSRDQKVTTQKTPSFKDKKKAQNWFQRQFSRTMSHDYDAEMELATAVAAAAFAIFSLEGSLIPQQKKKRETPLTRGKSKVDDTKPPISQFGGTSRQFSGFKNDQSNNATVDLKRPEKTMTPAPSMRRSSTFGEKVKSSTDGKKPEIQAPKRTTTFGDEHSVNTGEIKPETPLPRVAPPVHQQMPLRPPPPPLPPPPPPPIRQTSARPGTNGTKADAWEREELEKIKERYEKLLETIDSWEKRKKAKAIRKLNKHQHSESERKRAKVLKKYQDKMSYISQIAGGARAQAEERRRSEVLKAKEKANIIRTTGKIPGPCSCF; encoded by the exons ATGGAAACTTTGATGAAGCAGATAAG AACGAAATTAACTGGTGCAGAGGAGAAGAATAAAGCTGATCTGGGTGGCAGCAGGGATCAGAAAGTTACAACACAGAAAACCCCATCCTTCAAAG ATAAGAAAAAGGCTCAGAATTGGTTTCAGAGACAATTTTCAAGAACCATGAGTCATGATTATGACGCAGAAATGGAGCTTGCCACAGCAGTAGCTGCTGCTGCATTCGCAATTTTTTCACTAGAGGGTTCACTAATTCCacagcaaaagaaaaagagggagaCACCTTTGACCAGAGGCAAAAGCAAAGTGGATGATACAAAACCTCCAATTTCTCAGTTTGGTGGCACATCAAGGCAGTTCTCAG GGTTTAAAAATGACCAAAGTAACAATGCTACAGTGGATTTGAAGAGGCCTGAAAAAACCATGACCCCTGCACCATCAATGAGGAGGAGTTCAACTTTTGGTGAAAAGGTGAAGAGTAGCACTGATGGTAAAAAACCTGAGATCCAAGCCCCAAAAAGGACTACAACTTTTGGTGATGAGCACTCGGTGAACACTGGTGAAATAAAACCTGAGACCCCACTACCAAGAGTTGCTCCACCAGTTCATCAGCAAATGCCTTTAAGGCCACCGCCACCTCCATTGCCACCACCGCCACCGCCACCAATCAGGCAGACTTCAGCAAGACCAGGTACCAATGGAACAAAAGCAGATGCCTGGGAGAGGGAGGAGTTGGAAAAGATCAAAGAAAG GTACGAGAAGTTGTTGGAAACGATAGATTCATGGGAAAAGAGGAAGAAGGCGAAAGCAATACGCAAGCTAAATAAGCATCAG CATAGTGAAAGTGAACGGAAAAGGGCGAAAGTGTTGAAGAAATATCAAGATAAGATGAGCTATATTAGTCAAATTGCAGGGGGAGCAAGAGCACAAGCAGAGGAAAGACGAAGGAGTGAAGTGCTCAAAGCAAAAGAGAAGGCAAATATAATTAGAACAACGGGCAAAATTCCAGGGCCATGCTCTTGCTTCTAA
- the LOC100801040 gene encoding remorin 1.4 isoform X5 — MSHDYDAEMELATAVAAAAFAIFSLEGSLIPQQKKKRETPLTRGKSKVDDTKPPISQFGGTSRQFSGFKNDQSNNATVDLKRPEKTMTPAPSMRRSSTFGEKVKSSTDGKKPEIQAPKRTTTFGDEHSVNTGEIKPETPLPRVAPPVHQQMPLRPPPPPLPPPPPPPIRQTSARPGTNGTKADAWEREELEKIKERYEKLLETIDSWEKRKKAKAIRKLNKHQHSESERKRAKVLKKYQDKMSYISQIAGGARAQAEERRRSEVLKAKEKANIIRTTGKIPGPCSCF; from the exons ATGAGTCATGATTATGACGCAGAAATGGAGCTTGCCACAGCAGTAGCTGCTGCTGCATTCGCAATTTTTTCACTAGAGGGTTCACTAATTCCacagcaaaagaaaaagagggagaCACCTTTGACCAGAGGCAAAAGCAAAGTGGATGATACAAAACCTCCAATTTCTCAGTTTGGTGGCACATCAAGGCAGTTCTCAG GGTTTAAAAATGACCAAAGTAACAATGCTACAGTGGATTTGAAGAGGCCTGAAAAAACCATGACCCCTGCACCATCAATGAGGAGGAGTTCAACTTTTGGTGAAAAGGTGAAGAGTAGCACTGATGGTAAAAAACCTGAGATCCAAGCCCCAAAAAGGACTACAACTTTTGGTGATGAGCACTCGGTGAACACTGGTGAAATAAAACCTGAGACCCCACTACCAAGAGTTGCTCCACCAGTTCATCAGCAAATGCCTTTAAGGCCACCGCCACCTCCATTGCCACCACCGCCACCGCCACCAATCAGGCAGACTTCAGCAAGACCAGGTACCAATGGAACAAAAGCAGATGCCTGGGAGAGGGAGGAGTTGGAAAAGATCAAAGAAAG GTACGAGAAGTTGTTGGAAACGATAGATTCATGGGAAAAGAGGAAGAAGGCGAAAGCAATACGCAAGCTAAATAAGCATCAG CATAGTGAAAGTGAACGGAAAAGGGCGAAAGTGTTGAAGAAATATCAAGATAAGATGAGCTATATTAGTCAAATTGCAGGGGGAGCAAGAGCACAAGCAGAGGAAAGACGAAGGAGTGAAGTGCTCAAAGCAAAAGAGAAGGCAAATATAATTAGAACAACGGGCAAAATTCCAGGGCCATGCTCTTGCTTCTAA
- the LOC100801040 gene encoding uncharacterized protein At3g61260 isoform X4, whose product METLMKQIRTKLTGAEEKNKADLGGSRDQKVTTQKTPSFKDKKKAQNWFQRQFSRTMSHDYDAEMELATAVAAAAFAIFSLEGSLIPQQKKKRETPLTRGKSKVDDTKPPISQFGGTSRQFSVDLKRPEKTMTPAPSMRRSSTFGEKVKSSTDGKKPEIQAPKRTTTFGDEHSVNTGEIKPETPLPRVAPPVHQQMPLRPPPPPLPPPPPPPIRQTSARPGTNGTKADAWEREELEKIKERYEKLLETIDSWEKRKKAKAIRKLNKHQHSESERKRAKVLKKYQDKMSYISQIAGGARAQAEERRRSEVLKAKEKANIIRTTGKIPGPCSCF is encoded by the exons ATGGAAACTTTGATGAAGCAGATAAG AACGAAATTAACTGGTGCAGAGGAGAAGAATAAAGCTGATCTGGGTGGCAGCAGGGATCAGAAAGTTACAACACAGAAAACCCCATCCTTCAAAG ATAAGAAAAAGGCTCAGAATTGGTTTCAGAGACAATTTTCAAGAACCATGAGTCATGATTATGACGCAGAAATGGAGCTTGCCACAGCAGTAGCTGCTGCTGCATTCGCAATTTTTTCACTAGAGGGTTCACTAATTCCacagcaaaagaaaaagagggagaCACCTTTGACCAGAGGCAAAAGCAAAGTGGATGATACAAAACCTCCAATTTCTCAGTTTGGTGGCACATCAAGGCAGTTCTCAG TGGATTTGAAGAGGCCTGAAAAAACCATGACCCCTGCACCATCAATGAGGAGGAGTTCAACTTTTGGTGAAAAGGTGAAGAGTAGCACTGATGGTAAAAAACCTGAGATCCAAGCCCCAAAAAGGACTACAACTTTTGGTGATGAGCACTCGGTGAACACTGGTGAAATAAAACCTGAGACCCCACTACCAAGAGTTGCTCCACCAGTTCATCAGCAAATGCCTTTAAGGCCACCGCCACCTCCATTGCCACCACCGCCACCGCCACCAATCAGGCAGACTTCAGCAAGACCAGGTACCAATGGAACAAAAGCAGATGCCTGGGAGAGGGAGGAGTTGGAAAAGATCAAAGAAAG GTACGAGAAGTTGTTGGAAACGATAGATTCATGGGAAAAGAGGAAGAAGGCGAAAGCAATACGCAAGCTAAATAAGCATCAG CATAGTGAAAGTGAACGGAAAAGGGCGAAAGTGTTGAAGAAATATCAAGATAAGATGAGCTATATTAGTCAAATTGCAGGGGGAGCAAGAGCACAAGCAGAGGAAAGACGAAGGAGTGAAGTGCTCAAAGCAAAAGAGAAGGCAAATATAATTAGAACAACGGGCAAAATTCCAGGGCCATGCTCTTGCTTCTAA